The following are from one region of the Candidatus Bathyarchaeota archaeon genome:
- a CDS encoding 4Fe-4S binding protein produces the protein MSNQVFEQLAEALNKLPNGFPRTPSNVEIRVLKKIFSPQEASVASQLTSSMESLEVVVERIGLSSEDAEARLGKMAKRGLLWSCKEGDKLFFRLAPFVVGIYESQRESMDHELAHLVEEYLANGGAVGIMKPQPALHRVVPAQKAIKSEWILPYDDVKAILLSSKTFRLSDCICRVQQDHIGRRCDFPLRTCLSFSSAERQPSEDDISKEEALAFLDKAEEMGLVHTVSNVMKGLGYVCNCCGCCCGILRGITDWGIENSVAYANYYAVIDPNECLGCGICRKRCQVHAISDGGGVSAVDREKCIGCGLCVTGCPNGVARLEKKPESEIVNPPADFEAWEHERLRNRGLSS, from the coding sequence TTGAGCAATCAGGTTTTTGAGCAACTTGCGGAAGCTTTGAACAAACTTCCCAACGGCTTTCCCAGAACCCCTTCAAACGTGGAGATAAGAGTTCTGAAGAAGATATTCTCCCCTCAGGAGGCTTCAGTGGCAAGTCAGCTAACTAGCTCTATGGAGTCACTTGAGGTTGTTGTTGAGCGCATTGGGCTTTCATCTGAAGATGCAGAAGCACGGTTGGGGAAGATGGCGAAACGAGGACTTTTGTGGAGCTGTAAAGAAGGTGATAAGCTATTCTTTAGGCTGGCACCTTTTGTCGTGGGCATCTACGAATCACAGCGGGAAAGTATGGATCACGAGTTAGCTCACTTGGTCGAAGAGTACTTGGCAAATGGTGGAGCTGTTGGAATTATGAAGCCACAACCAGCTCTGCACCGTGTTGTCCCGGCTCAGAAGGCAATCAAGTCTGAATGGATTCTCCCGTATGACGACGTGAAAGCGATTCTCTTGAGCTCCAAAACATTTCGTTTGAGTGACTGCATCTGCAGAGTGCAACAGGATCACATTGGTCGTAGGTGTGACTTTCCCTTGAGGACTTGCCTTAGCTTCTCTTCAGCCGAGAGACAACCGAGTGAGGATGATATTTCGAAGGAGGAAGCACTGGCTTTTCTCGATAAGGCAGAGGAGATGGGCCTTGTGCATACGGTTAGCAACGTGATGAAAGGGCTCGGCTATGTCTGTAATTGTTGTGGGTGTTGCTGCGGCATTCTCAGAGGAATAACTGATTGGGGCATTGAGAATTCAGTGGCCTACGCCAACTATTATGCCGTAATTGACCCTAACGAGTGTCTAGGATGCGGAATATGTAGGAAGAGATGCCAGGTACACGCCATCTCAGACGGAGGAGGAGTGTCAGCTGTGGATCGCGAGAAGTGCATTGGCTGTGGCTTATGCGTCACAGGATGCCCAAATGGTGTAGCGAGACTGGAGAAGAAGCCTGAAAGCGAGATTGTCAATCCTCCCGCTGACTTCGAGGCTTGGGAACATGAGCGTCTTCGAAATCGTGGGCTAAGTAGTTGA